In the Bradyrhizobium guangzhouense genome, one interval contains:
- a CDS encoding TfoX/Sxy family protein, with the protein MDREFLIDLFADFGPVTIRKMFSGHGISVEGVNFALALRAGLFFRADEVTIPDFEAEGSKPFQYSTRAKTVLVNSYWELPARLFDDSEELARWARAALAAARRAKVKKRPKGKKVANKPAKKVTKPARARKTSTKKASARKRAKRTA; encoded by the coding sequence ATGGACCGCGAATTCCTGATCGACCTGTTTGCCGATTTCGGCCCCGTCACCATCCGAAAGATGTTCTCCGGCCACGGCATCTCCGTCGAGGGCGTCAACTTCGCACTGGCCTTGCGCGCCGGCCTGTTCTTCCGCGCCGACGAGGTGACGATCCCGGACTTTGAAGCCGAGGGCTCCAAGCCGTTTCAGTATTCGACCCGCGCCAAGACCGTGCTGGTGAACTCCTACTGGGAGCTGCCGGCGCGGCTGTTCGACGATTCCGAGGAGCTGGCCCGATGGGCGAGGGCGGCGCTTGCGGCCGCCCGGCGCGCCAAGGTGAAGAAGCGGCCGAAGGGGAAGAAGGTTGCGAACAAGCCGGCGAAGAAAGTCACCAAGCCCGCAAGAGCAAGGAAGACGTCGACCAAAAAGGCGTCGGCGCGAAAGCGCGCCAAGCGGACGGCTTGA
- a CDS encoding HesB/IscA family protein, which translates to MTQVTPASTPKPRRPRPQVMRLTDAAAQRITELTQRADSEIVGLRVGVKNGGCAGQSYTVEYAHEIRPTDEVVEDKGVKILVDPKAVLFLLGTEMDYKADKMQAQFVFNNPNQISACGCGESVELRPAKIDG; encoded by the coding sequence ATGACACAGGTCACACCAGCCTCCACTCCGAAGCCGCGGCGTCCGCGCCCACAGGTGATGCGGCTGACGGACGCTGCCGCCCAGCGCATCACCGAGCTGACCCAGCGCGCCGATTCCGAGATCGTGGGTCTGCGCGTCGGCGTGAAGAACGGCGGCTGCGCCGGCCAGTCCTACACGGTCGAATACGCCCACGAGATCCGCCCGACCGACGAGGTCGTCGAGGACAAGGGCGTCAAGATCCTGGTCGATCCCAAGGCCGTGCTGTTCCTGCTCGGCACCGAGATGGACTACAAGGCCGACAAGATGCAGGCCCAGTTCGTCTTCAACAACCCCAACCAGATCTCGGCCTGCGGCTGCGGCGAATCGGTCGAGCTGCGCCCGGCCAAGATCGACGGGTAA
- a CDS encoding SUF system Fe-S cluster assembly protein: MSDTAEIKANPMQTHSALPPEETERLTREIIAGLKTVFDPEIPADIYELGLIYKVEIKDDRSVDVQMTLTTPNCPAAGELPTMVENAVASVPGVGVVDVKVVWEPAWTPERMSDEARLVLNMW, from the coding sequence ATGAGTGACACGGCCGAAATCAAAGCCAATCCGATGCAGACCCATTCGGCGCTGCCGCCGGAGGAGACCGAGCGTCTTACCCGCGAGATCATCGCCGGGCTCAAGACCGTATTCGACCCGGAAATTCCGGCCGACATCTATGAACTCGGCCTGATCTACAAGGTCGAGATCAAGGACGACCGTTCCGTCGATGTGCAGATGACTCTGACGACGCCGAACTGCCCGGCCGCAGGCGAGCTGCCGACCATGGTGGAGAACGCGGTCGCCAGCGTTCCCGGTGTCGGCGTGGTCGACGTCAAGGTTGTCTGGGAACCGGCCTGGACGCCGGAACGCATGAGCGACGAGGCCCGCCTCGTGCTCAACATGTGGTGA
- a CDS encoding cysteine desulfurase, with product MSTHPAVRNGAYDVARVRQDFPALAMQVYGKNLVYLDNAASAQKPSAVLDRMTRAYQTEYANVHRGLHYLANAATEAYEGGRTKVAQFINAPRTEEVIFTRNATEAINLVASSWGGPNIGEGDEIVLSIMEHHSNIVPWHFLRERQGAVIKWAPVDDEGNFLIDEFEKLLTPKTKLVAITQMSNALGTIVPVKDVVKIAHARGIPVLVDGSQGAVHLPVDVQDIGCDFYVFTGHKVYGPTGIGVLWAKYDHLVAMRPYNGGGEMIREVSREIVTYGDPPHKFEAGTPAIVEAVGLGAAIDYVNSIGKERIAAHEADLTAYAQERLREINSLRLIGTARGKGPVISFEFKGAHAHDVATVIDRQGIAVRAGTHCVMPLLERFNVTATCRASFGMYNTREEVDHLAQALLKARDLFA from the coding sequence ATGAGCACGCATCCCGCAGTCAGGAACGGCGCCTACGACGTCGCGCGCGTGCGCCAGGATTTTCCGGCGCTCGCCATGCAGGTCTACGGCAAGAATCTGGTCTATCTCGACAACGCCGCCTCGGCGCAGAAGCCCAGCGCCGTGCTCGACCGCATGACGCGAGCCTATCAGACCGAATACGCCAACGTGCATCGCGGCCTGCATTACCTCGCCAATGCGGCGACGGAGGCTTACGAGGGCGGTCGCACCAAGGTGGCGCAGTTCATCAACGCGCCGCGAACGGAAGAAGTGATCTTCACCCGCAACGCCACCGAGGCGATCAATCTGGTCGCCTCGTCCTGGGGCGGGCCGAACATCGGAGAAGGCGACGAGATCGTCCTCTCGATCATGGAGCACCACTCCAACATCGTGCCGTGGCACTTCCTGCGGGAACGCCAGGGCGCGGTGATCAAATGGGCGCCTGTTGATGACGAGGGCAATTTCCTCATCGACGAGTTCGAGAAGCTGCTGACGCCCAAGACCAAGCTGGTCGCGATCACGCAGATGTCGAATGCGCTCGGCACCATCGTGCCGGTCAAGGACGTGGTGAAGATCGCGCACGCGCGCGGCATTCCCGTGCTGGTCGACGGCAGCCAGGGCGCGGTGCATCTCCCCGTCGACGTCCAGGACATCGGCTGCGACTTCTACGTGTTCACCGGCCACAAGGTGTATGGCCCGACAGGCATCGGCGTGCTCTGGGCCAAGTACGACCACCTCGTCGCGATGCGCCCCTACAACGGTGGCGGCGAGATGATCCGCGAGGTCTCGCGTGAGATCGTCACCTATGGCGATCCCCCGCACAAGTTCGAAGCGGGAACGCCCGCGATCGTCGAGGCCGTCGGCCTTGGGGCGGCGATCGACTACGTCAATTCGATCGGCAAGGAGCGCATCGCCGCGCACGAGGCCGACCTCACCGCCTACGCCCAGGAACGCTTGCGCGAAATCAACTCGCTGCGGCTGATCGGCACGGCGCGGGGCAAGGGCCCGGTGATCTCCTTCGAGTTCAAGGGCGCGCATGCCCACGACGTCGCGACCGTGATCGACCGCCAGGGCATCGCGGTGCGTGCCGGCACCCATTGCGTCATGCCGCTTTTAGAGCGGTTCAACGTGACGGCGACCTGCCGGGCCTCGTTCGGCATGTATAATACGCGAGAAGAAGTCGATCATCTGGCACAGGCGCTGCTCAAGGCGCGGGATTTGTTCGCATGA
- the sufD gene encoding Fe-S cluster assembly protein SufD: MNVAVAKTGSGRAVSDLFASAEGRLPGSPDVIAVRREAFETYERLGLPHRRIEEWKYTDLRALVGEVLPLAAAPDAAALKRAAEAVKSHAIAGARKLVLVDGVFAADLSDVKALAAEAGFRTLREALAKDAGPLKTVSTDAVIALNAAMATDGVVLDIADGAQLSAPIQILHIATAAAASSFTRSQVAIGKGARATIVESFISAGAKAYQVNDAVLVTIGDDADVAHIRLMDDAPDAVNVSSHFVTVGAAVKFNFFNMTTGAAVSRLQGFIMLAGEGSELSANGVNLLQKTEHGDTTLVVDHAVPNCVSREVFRAVIDDRAHSVFQGRIIVRPDAQKTDGKMMTRALLLSDEAEADNKPELEIFADDVSCGHGATAGALDDSLLFYLKARGLPEKQAQALLIQAFVGEAIEQIADDVLREHVIGIAERWLERRS; the protein is encoded by the coding sequence ATGAACGTTGCTGTGGCAAAGACCGGGAGCGGCCGCGCGGTGAGCGATCTCTTCGCCAGCGCCGAAGGCCGCCTGCCGGGTTCGCCTGATGTGATCGCGGTGCGCCGCGAGGCGTTCGAGACCTATGAGCGTCTCGGCCTGCCGCATCGCCGGATCGAGGAATGGAAATACACCGACCTGCGCGCGCTGGTCGGCGAGGTGCTGCCGCTGGCAGCCGCTCCCGATGCGGCCGCGTTGAAGCGCGCCGCGGAGGCCGTGAAGTCCCATGCGATCGCCGGCGCCCGCAAGCTGGTGCTGGTCGACGGCGTGTTCGCGGCCGACCTGTCCGACGTCAAGGCGCTCGCCGCCGAGGCGGGCTTCAGGACGCTCCGCGAGGCGCTGGCGAAGGACGCGGGTCCCCTGAAGACCGTGTCGACCGACGCCGTGATCGCGCTGAACGCTGCGATGGCGACGGACGGCGTGGTGCTCGATATCGCGGACGGCGCACAGCTCTCCGCTCCGATCCAGATCCTCCACATCGCGACCGCCGCGGCCGCATCGAGCTTCACCCGTTCGCAGGTCGCGATCGGGAAGGGCGCGCGCGCAACCATCGTCGAGAGCTTCATTTCGGCGGGCGCCAAGGCCTATCAGGTCAACGACGCCGTGCTCGTCACGATCGGCGACGATGCCGACGTCGCGCATATCCGCCTGATGGATGACGCGCCCGACGCGGTAAACGTCTCCTCGCACTTCGTCACCGTCGGTGCCGCCGTGAAATTCAACTTCTTCAACATGACCACCGGCGCCGCCGTGAGCCGCCTGCAGGGTTTCATCATGCTGGCAGGCGAGGGCAGTGAGCTCTCGGCCAACGGCGTCAATTTGTTGCAGAAGACCGAGCATGGCGACACCACGCTGGTGGTCGACCATGCCGTGCCGAACTGCGTCAGCCGCGAAGTCTTCCGCGCCGTGATCGACGATCGCGCCCATTCGGTGTTCCAGGGTCGCATCATCGTCCGTCCCGACGCGCAGAAAACCGACGGCAAGATGATGACGCGGGCGCTGCTGCTCTCGGATGAGGCCGAGGCCGACAACAAGCCCGAGCTCGAGATCTTTGCCGACGACGTCTCCTGCGGCCACGGCGCCACCGCCGGAGCGCTGGACGACAGCCTGTTATTCTATCTGAAGGCCCGCGGCCTGCCCGAGAAGCAGGCCCAGGCGCTGCTGATCCAGGCGTTCGTCGGCGAGGCGATCGAGCAGATCGCCGACGATGTCTTGCGCGAGCACGTGATCGGCATTGCCGAGCGCTGGCTGGAGCGGCGGTCATGA
- the sufC gene encoding Fe-S cluster assembly ATPase SufC, translated as MALLEVKDLKVRVEEREILHGLTLTVNEGEVHAIMGPNGSGKSTLSHVIAGKPGYEVTDGQILFKGEDLLEMSPDERAAKGVFLAFQYPVEIPGVATMTFLRTALNAQRKARGESEYSTPDFLKKVREVSKSLNIPQDMLKRGVNVGFSGGEKKRNEVLQMALFEPSLCILDEMDSGLDIDALRIAADGVNALRSPKRAMVVITHYQRLLNYIVPDVVHVMSRGRVVKSGGKDLALELEASGYAQFEDAA; from the coding sequence ATGGCTTTGCTTGAAGTGAAAGACCTCAAGGTTCGTGTCGAGGAGCGTGAGATCCTCCACGGGCTGACGCTGACCGTGAACGAGGGCGAGGTGCACGCGATCATGGGGCCGAACGGCTCCGGCAAGTCGACGCTCTCGCACGTCATCGCCGGCAAGCCCGGCTACGAGGTCACCGACGGGCAGATCCTGTTCAAGGGCGAGGACCTGCTGGAGATGTCGCCGGACGAGCGCGCCGCCAAGGGCGTGTTCCTGGCGTTCCAGTATCCGGTCGAGATCCCCGGCGTTGCCACCATGACCTTCCTGCGCACCGCGCTGAACGCACAGCGCAAGGCCCGCGGCGAGAGCGAATATTCGACGCCGGACTTCCTGAAGAAAGTCCGCGAAGTCTCGAAGTCGCTGAACATCCCGCAGGACATGCTCAAGCGCGGCGTCAATGTCGGCTTCTCCGGCGGCGAGAAGAAGCGCAACGAGGTGCTGCAGATGGCGCTGTTCGAGCCGAGCCTGTGCATCCTCGACGAGATGGATTCGGGCCTCGACATCGATGCGCTGCGCATCGCAGCCGACGGCGTCAACGCGCTGCGCTCGCCGAAGCGCGCGATGGTCGTGATCACCCACTATCAGCGGCTGCTCAACTACATCGTGCCCGACGTGGTGCACGTGATGTCGAGGGGCCGTGTCGTGAAGAGCGGCGGCAAGGATCTGGCGCTGGAGCTGGAAGCGTCCGGCTACGCCCAGTTCGAGGACGCCGCGTAA